The genomic segment TGTTCGAGTGATCAGTCGCAGACGAACCGCTGTCGCCGGCCTTCGCGTTGTCCGCACCGCTGTTGTCGGCGGGTGCCGACGTCTCCGCGGCCGCGACACGCAGTGACGACGCGGAGGGCGATGCCTTCTTGGCCGCAGTGGGCGCCGGAGCCGGGTTCGGGGTCGCCAACGCGGTCGCAACGTCCTTGACCACCGTCGAGATCACAGTCCGCACGCTCGGAACATAGGCCGAGATCGGAGGAGTCGGGACAGCTATGCCCGGGCCGAGAGTGACGGCAGTGATGGCGCCCGGTATGCCGGTGGGCCCGAACAGTCCGTCAACGACTGCGTTCCAGGTGTTCTCGATCGGATTCGTCGACTGCAGGGCGTCGACCGCGTCCTGGAAGACCTTGACGAAGGCACCTGCTACGACGAGGCCCTGATTGACCACGGCGGTGGCAATCTCCGGCGTCAACGTGGCCAGGGCGGTGGCCACGGCGGCGGCGCGGGTGACCACGCCCGTCAAGACGTATTGCCCGGTGGCGAGCGCTTCCTCGCCCGCCGCCGTGATGGAGTCGACGACGGTGGTGATCGCGCCGGGAATGTCGAAGGACAGCGCTTGCCCGGCGGCATTCCAGAAGCCCTCACTGAGGATCAAGGCACTTGTCCCGAACCCCTTGCCAGTCTGGAAGAGATAGTCAGACCCGTTGAGACCCAACTGGCTCAGGATCGGCATACCGTCCTTGATGATCTGGGGAACGACACCCAACGCCGCCAGAGCGCTCCACGGCGCCGGCTGCGGCACAGGACCGACTGCGCTGAAGAGGACGGTGTTTGCCAGGCCCGCACTCAGGAGGAGCTCGGAGAGCGGGTTGTCGAAGCCGGCCAAGACCACCTGGTTGGCTGACGGGATCTGGATGTCAGGCAATGCGAGATTGGCCTGCGTTACTGGCGTCATTGCAATCGCGCTGGCGCCGACGACGGCGGCAGTTCCCGCAACGAGCTGTGAGCGTATGGAGATTTGCATTTCAATCCCTCCCGGGCTGGGGTCAACACTGACAAAGCTGAAGGTACCTGAGAGGAACCTGAGGAGAAACCAAAATTGACGATTTCGCCGAAAATTTTTCCTAACGCACAGGTCAAAATTGGCTGCAGCAATCTATCGACAAGCTAGCATCAGCAGATGATGCCAGCTAGAAGGCATCTAATCTGCCAGTCAGCAAATTTCACTAGCTTCGCCGTAGTGGCCAATTTGCTGCAACACGCGTCCTAGCCAAGGCTAAACAGCGTTCGCCTTTCTCAGGTTTGATGCGCTAACTTCTCAGGTGTCAGCTCAGGGCGACCGTCAGTCCGGGATTGCTTGCCCTACGGGCACCACGACAGCGAACAAATCCTTGAGAGCGGCAAGGCTTGCCGCCTGCACCGTTGCCGCGGGCACGTCGCCGCCATCCACGCCTGGCAACGATCGCGTGGCTGTCGCGCCGGCCATGACCGTTGGTGCGTAGCCGAGGTTGAAGGCGCCTCGCGCCGTCGAATTGACGCACATATGCGTCATGAATCCGGCGATGATCAGATTTTCGGCGCCGACCGCCTTGAGCCGTTCCTCGAGATCGGTGTGCACGAACGAATTCGGGTAGTTCTTGATCACCACCGGCTCTCCATCGCGTGGCGCCACCCGCGACACGATCGCACCGCTCTCCCCGTTGATGTCGTAGAGCGACCCCGGACCGTCGTCGTGCTGGATGTGAATCACCGGAATGCCGGCCGTCCTGGCGCGGTCCAACAGCGCTGCCGCCTCGTCCAGTGCGGCCTGCACACCCTCGAGTTCCATCACGCCCTGTGTGTACGTGTTCTGGCAGTCGACCAGGATCAGGGTCGATTCGGCCAGGCTCGGCGGATCCAGCGGAAGGCCCGCGAGCCCCCGCAGGGTGTTGAGTTCAGTCATGGCGCAACGCTACTGCGTCGCGGCCAGCACCGCCTCGGCCAATTCGGCACGGCACACCACGACATCGGGGAGCAGCGGATCGGGCCTGTTGTACTGCAGCGGGGAGCCGTCGATGCGCGACGTGTGCAACCCGGCGGCCCTGGCCACGGCCACTGGAGCGGCCGAATCCCACTCGTACTGCCCGCCGGCGTGCACGTAGACATCTGCACGGCCCTGCACCACAGAGGCGACTTTCGCTCCGGCAGAACCCATTTCGACCAGCACACCACCCAGCGCGTCGCGAACCTGCAGCGCCACCGCGGGCGGACGGGTCCGCGAAACCACGATCCGCGGAACGTCCGGTGCGGCCGGCGGTACCGGCACAACCGGCGTGGCCAACGTGACGCCCTGCGCGGGAAGGGCAACCGCGCCGGCGATCAGCTCGCCGTCCTGCCACAGCGCCACGTGCACGGCCCAGTCGTCGCGGTCGAGTTCGGAGAACTCCCGGGTGCCGTCGAGCGGGTCCACGATCCACACCCGCGTGCTGCGCAACCGGATCGGATCGTCGGCGCCCTCCTCCGACAAAACGGCATCGTCGGGCCGCGCCTCGGCCAGCGCCTCCATCAGATACTCGTGGGAGCGCTTGTCCCCCGCCGCTTTTCGCTCGGCACCCGACGCGTCGGCCAACTCCGCGCGGACGTCGAGCAGTAGCTTGCCGGCCTGGGTGGCCAGCTCGGCGGCCAGGTCGTGGTCGCTCACTGCTCGCCCTCCAGCAGGTCGATGACCTGCTGGGCCAATTCGTCGCACTCGCGCTCGGGGGTCAACCGCAGGTCCGGGTTCTTCGGGCGCTGATACGGGCTGTCGATTCCGGTGAAGTGGGTGATCTCACCGGCCCGCGCCTTGGCGTAGAGACCCTTGGGGTCCCGGCGCTCGCAGTCCTCGAGCGGGGTGTCGACGAAGATCTCGAAAAACTCGACGCCCTGGTCGGTGTGGACCTTGCGGGCGAGTTCGCGGTGCTCCTCCAGCGGGCTGATGGCGGGCACCAGAACCGTGAGGCCGGCGTCGGCCATCAGCGTGGCGATGTGGGCCAGCCGGCGCAGGTTCTCGGCACGATCGGCCATCGAGAACCCGAGATCGGCGTTGAGTCCATGACGCAGGTTGTCACCGTCGAGAATGTATGCGGGACAACCATGTTCGAGCAGCTTCTGCTCGACCAACACCGCGATCGACGACTTGCCGGAGCCGGACAGGCCGGTGAACCACAGAGTGCGGCCCTTGCTCAGCCGGTCACCGGCGCTGACCAGGGACTGGTGGCGCACCGTGTTCGGCGACGCCGAGCGACTGGCCGTCGGCGCGGTGTCGCGCACCATGCCTGCTGCCACCGTCACGTTGGTGTCGGGATCGATCAGGATGAATGATCCGGTGGCGGCGTTGCGGGAGTACTCGTCGAGCAGCAGCGGCACCTGGGTGCGCAGGGTGACCCGGCCGAGTTCGTTGAGCTTCAACGCCGTTGCGCTCTTGTCCCGGTGCAGGGTGTTGACGTCCAGGCGATAGTCAAGCCCGCTGACGCGGGCCCGGGTGGTTCGGGTGGTCTGCTTGATGATGTAGTCGCGGCCGGGTTCCAGCGAGGAGTCGTCGGCCATCCAGCACACCGTCGCATCGAATTCCTGGGTGGCGACGGGCTGATTCTGCGGGCGTGCCAGCATGTCACCGCGGGAGATGTCGATATCGTCGGCGAGACTGATCGACACGGCCATCGGCGGGAATGCCTCATCGACTGGTCCGGTCGGGCCGTCGATTGTGGTGATGCGACTGGTTTTTCCGCTCGGCAGCACGACGACCTCGTCGCCGGGGCGCATCACACCGCTGGCAATGGTGCCCGCGTAACTGCGATGGTCGGCATGCTCTTTCGTCTGCGGCCGGATCACGTACTGCACCGGGAAGCGCACGTCGACCAGGTTGCGGTCGCCGGCGATGTAGACGTCTTCGAGGTGGCTCAGCAGCGGCGGCCCGTCGTACCAGGGCGCCTTATCGGACTTGGTCACCACGTTGTCGCCGTTGAGCGCCGACATCGGGATGGTGGTGACGTCGTGGATGTCGAGACGGGCGGCGAAGGCGTGAAACTCCTCGCGGATCCACTCGAAACGTTCACGGTCCCAGTCGATGAGGTCCATCTTGTTGACCGCCAGCACCACGTGCTGGACACCCAGCAGCGAGGCCAGGAACGCATGCCTGCGCGACTGCTCGAGCAGGCCGTGCCGCGCGTCGACGAGCACGATCGCCAGTTGCGCGGTCGAGGTTCCGGTGACCATGTTGCGCGTGTACTGGATGTGACCCGGTGTATCGGCGATGATGAATTTCCGCTTGGCCGTCGCGAAATAGCGATAGGCGACGTCGATGGTGATGCCCTGCTCGCGCTCGGAGCGCAGCCCGTCGGTCACCAGGGCGAGGTCGGTGTAGTCGTTGCCGCGTTCGCGCGACGTCCGCTCGACGGCAGCCAGCTGATCTTCCATCACGGCTTTGGAGTCGTAGAGCAGCCGGCCGATCAGCGTCGACTTGCCGTCGTCGACCGACCCGGCGGTGGCAATTCGCAAAAGCGTTGTCATCAGAAGTAGCCCTCCCGCTTGCGGTCTTCCATGCCTGCTTCGGAAATGCGATCGTCGGCCCGGGTGGCGCCGCGTTCGGTCAGTCGCGACACCGCGGTCTCGGCGATCACCTCATCGACGGTGGAGGCGGTGGACTCCACGCATCCGGTGCACGTCACGTCGCCGACGGTGCGGAACCGCACCGAGGTCTCGAAGACCGTCTCCTCGGGGGTGGGCTGCAAATACTTGTGGACGGCCAACAGCATTCCGTCGCGCTGGAACACCTGCCGGGGGTGTGCGTAGTAGATGGCCGGCAGCGTGATTTCTTCGGCGCCGATGTAGGCCCAGATGTCGTACTCGGTCCAGTTGGACAGCGGGAAGACGCGGATGTGCTCGCCCTTGCGGTGGCGTCCGTTGTAGAGGTTCCACAGTTCGGGGCGCTGAGCCTTCGGGTCCCACTGGCCGAACTCGTCGCGGAAGCTGAAGACGCGCTCCTTGGCGCGGGCCTTCTCCTCGTCGCGCCGGGCACCGCCGAAGGCGGCGTCGAATTTGTTCTCGCGAATGCCCCGCAACAACGTGACGGTCTGCAGCGGGTTTCGCGACGGCCCGTTGTCGACGACGCGGCCGGCCGCGATGTCATCTTCGACGCTGGCCACCACTAAGCGCAGCCCATAGCGCTCGACGAGCGCATCGCGGGTGGCGATGACCTCTTCGAAATTGTGACCGGTGTCGACGTGCATGACCGGGAACGGCAGCCGCCCGGGCGCGAACGCCTTGATCGCCAGATGCAGCATCACGATCGAGTCCTTGCCACCCGAGAACAGCAACACCGGCCGTTCGAACTCGGCGGCGACCTCGCGAATGATGTGAATTGCCTCGGCCTCGAGCGACCGCAGGTGGCTCAGCTCGTATTGCCCCGGCGTGGGGCTTTCGACCACCGGACTTACCATGGTTTCCTCGTAAAGTTGGTAGATTTGACCAGAATTACAAAGCTAACCGGGAATCTAGCGAGCACAACGGCTCAAGTCAAGGTTTAGCCGCAGGCAGGACTACAGGGCGACTTCGTTGAGCTCGCCGGTTGCCGCATCGAAGACGAAGCCGCGCAGCGACTCGTGCGTGCTGATGAACGGGCTGTTGTCGATGCGTCGCAGCGACTCGCGCAGGGCGCTGCCGTTGCCATCACAAGCGATCAGGCTGATCGAACACCCTGCGGAACGACTATGGCGCCTCTGGCGTGGTCGCGGTGACAGGCGGGGCCGCAGAAGCCGGCGACACAGTCTGCTCCACCGAAGACGACTTCGATGTCTCCCCCGTCGTCATCGACGAGGTCGCCGGCGAGGTGAAGGTCCCGGGGTCGGACACGATCATGCCGCTACCCTGCTCGGTCACCGCGACGGCCAATGCGCCCATGGCCACGATTGCACTGCCGCCGACCACGGCGGACAGCGTTTTGATGTTCGACATCTCGACACTTCCAATCGGTCTCGGACCAGTTCCACAGACCGGCTCCGCTGCCAATCCAGTGCCAATTGGGTAACCGCGAGCTGTGAACCCAAACCTCCGGGCCGCTGAACTGCGGGTCAGCCCCCGCTGGGTGTCGGAGGTTGCGGACTGGCCGA from the Mycolicibacterium crocinum genome contains:
- a CDS encoding cysteine hydrolase family protein encodes the protein MTELNTLRGLAGLPLDPPSLAESTLILVDCQNTYTQGVMELEGVQAALDEAAALLDRARTAGIPVIHIQHDDGPGSLYDINGESGAIVSRVAPRDGEPVVIKNYPNSFVHTDLEERLKAVGAENLIIAGFMTHMCVNSTARGAFNLGYAPTVMAGATATRSLPGVDGGDVPAATVQAASLAALKDLFAVVVPVGQAIPD
- a CDS encoding 3'(2'),5'-bisphosphate nucleotidase CysQ: MSDHDLAAELATQAGKLLLDVRAELADASGAERKAAGDKRSHEYLMEALAEARPDDAVLSEEGADDPIRLRSTRVWIVDPLDGTREFSELDRDDWAVHVALWQDGELIAGAVALPAQGVTLATPVVPVPPAAPDVPRIVVSRTRPPAVALQVRDALGGVLVEMGSAGAKVASVVQGRADVYVHAGGQYEWDSAAPVAVARAAGLHTSRIDGSPLQYNRPDPLLPDVVVCRAELAEAVLAATQ
- the cysN gene encoding sulfate adenylyltransferase subunit CysN; the protein is MTTLLRIATAGSVDDGKSTLIGRLLYDSKAVMEDQLAAVERTSRERGNDYTDLALVTDGLRSEREQGITIDVAYRYFATAKRKFIIADTPGHIQYTRNMVTGTSTAQLAIVLVDARHGLLEQSRRHAFLASLLGVQHVVLAVNKMDLIDWDRERFEWIREEFHAFAARLDIHDVTTIPMSALNGDNVVTKSDKAPWYDGPPLLSHLEDVYIAGDRNLVDVRFPVQYVIRPQTKEHADHRSYAGTIASGVMRPGDEVVVLPSGKTSRITTIDGPTGPVDEAFPPMAVSISLADDIDISRGDMLARPQNQPVATQEFDATVCWMADDSSLEPGRDYIIKQTTRTTRARVSGLDYRLDVNTLHRDKSATALKLNELGRVTLRTQVPLLLDEYSRNAATGSFILIDPDTNVTVAAGMVRDTAPTASRSASPNTVRHQSLVSAGDRLSKGRTLWFTGLSGSGKSSIAVLVEQKLLEHGCPAYILDGDNLRHGLNADLGFSMADRAENLRRLAHIATLMADAGLTVLVPAISPLEEHRELARKVHTDQGVEFFEIFVDTPLEDCERRDPKGLYAKARAGEITHFTGIDSPYQRPKNPDLRLTPERECDELAQQVIDLLEGEQ
- the cysD gene encoding sulfate adenylyltransferase subunit CysD — its product is MVSPVVESPTPGQYELSHLRSLEAEAIHIIREVAAEFERPVLLFSGGKDSIVMLHLAIKAFAPGRLPFPVMHVDTGHNFEEVIATRDALVERYGLRLVVASVEDDIAAGRVVDNGPSRNPLQTVTLLRGIRENKFDAAFGGARRDEEKARAKERVFSFRDEFGQWDPKAQRPELWNLYNGRHRKGEHIRVFPLSNWTEYDIWAYIGAEEITLPAIYYAHPRQVFQRDGMLLAVHKYLQPTPEETVFETSVRFRTVGDVTCTGCVESTASTVDEVIAETAVSRLTERGATRADDRISEAGMEDRKREGYF